Proteins from a single region of Halichoerus grypus chromosome 13, mHalGry1.hap1.1, whole genome shotgun sequence:
- the LOC144379919 gene encoding uncharacterized protein LOC144379919 — protein sequence MVTVSPLGQSQTQLLLLPSVTVKPVDLALTITPESTNEVETFLPQQEASAQSAVSPEQLEPSPIQQEVPGQHPAPPENFEPFPVEQGVPIQPEDLPEEIELPPSQQWSPALSQVPVVGVEPSLVQHAVPAQHPKPNEGIGPSPVQYEHPAQPPESSTDIVSQAPVHHEVTFSPLGPGQAQHPMLPSITVKPVDLEASITAVPTKVEHSPVQQKVPAQAPVPPEQIEFSPIQFKPLSQSPEIPKDESLPGQQELIAQTPDPPNEVEPASSQQEVLAEPSEPPKEIEPSANEHAVSAHPPKPTEEVKPPTQQEAPAQSPVPQQAPAISPEPPKEVESSPTQPEAPAQPSEPPQKVEPSPAQQETPAQPLELPDKVELFPVSQETHPQLPQSPEKVESSPVLQEAPSLPLEPLKEVEPSPTQQEAPAQPPEPPKEVVAQPPVHNEVTVPPLGQEQAQHSNLPSATVKPVDLELTVTPEPTTEAEHSTALQQTLSLPEDPELTLPHPEHVQAQQPNLTEVTVQPLDLELTVTPEPTTEVEHSTALKKTIAPPKDLEVTFAHLEQVQTQHPTLAEVTVQPLDLGLTITPEFTKETELSLPTQGTPVQPPEPPKEVVVAQSPVYQEEIVQTPGQDQAQHPSSPNVTVQHLDLELTVSPEPTIEVEHFTPLKKTTSPPKDLEVTLAHSEQFQSHRPTLNKVTVKPLDLELTITPDLLPRLNLLQPCMRPHISIQSRLRNLYVNLPYIKRQHFQHHIRIKLSIGGHQM from the coding sequence ATGGTAACAGTTTCTCCTCTAGGTCAGAGTCAAACTCAGCTTCTGCTGTTGCCCAGTGTCACTGTTAAACCTGTGGATCTGGCACTTACCATAACTCCAGAGTCCACTAATGAGGTTGAAACTTTTCTACCCCAACAAGAGGCCTCAGCTCAGTCTGCAGTGTCCCCTGAGCAGTTGGAACCTTCTCCAATCCAGCAGGAGGTCCCAGGTCAGCATCCAGCACCCCCTGAAAATTTTGAACCTTTTCCAGTCGAGCAGGGAGTCCCAATTCAGCCTGAAGATCTTCCTGAGGAAATTGAGCTTCCTCCAAGCCAGCAGTGGAGCCCAGCTCTGTCTCAAGTGCCTGTTGTGGGTGTAGAACCTTCTCTAGTCCAGCATGCGGTCCCAGCTCAACATCCAAAGCCCAATGAGGGGATTGGGCCTTCTCCAGTTCAGTATGAGCACCCAGCTCAGCCTCCAGAGTCCTCTACAGATATTGTATCTCAGGCTCCAGTACATCATGAGGTGACATTCTCACCTCTAGGTCCCGGTCAAGCTCAGCATCCAATGTTGCCCAGTATCACAGTTAAACCTGTAGATCTGGAGGCTTCCATAACTGCAGTGCCAACTAAGGTTGAACATTCTCCAGTGCAGCAGAAGGTCCCTGCTCAGGCTCCAGTTCCCCCTGAGCAGATTGAATTTTCTCCAATCCAGTTCAAGCCTCTTTCCCAGTCTCCAGAGATCCCCAAAGATGAATCTCTTCCAGGCCAACAGGAGCTCATAGCTCAGACTCCAGACCCTCCTAACGAGGTAGAACCTGCTTCAAGCCAACAGGAGGTCCTAGCTGAGCCATCAGAGCCCCCTAAGGAGATTGAACCATCTGCAAATGAACATGCAGTCTCAGCTCATCCTCCAAAGCCCACTGAGGAGGTCAAGCCTCCAACTCAGCAGGAGGCTCCAGCTCAGTCTCCTGTCCCCCAGCAGGCCCCAGCTATATCTCCTGAGCCCCCTAAGGAGGTGGAATCTTCTCCCACACAGCCAGAGGCCCCAGCTCAGCCTTCAGAGCCTCCTCAGAAGGTAGAACCATCTCCAGCCCAGCAGGAAACCCCAGCTCAACCTCTAGAACTCCCTGACAAAGTAGAACTTTTTCCAGTCTCTCAAGAGACTCATCCTCAGCTTCCACAGTCTCCTGAGAAGGTAGAATCCTCTCCAGTCCTGCAAGAAGCCCCATCTCTACCTCTAGAGCCCCTTAAGGAGGTAGAACCTTCTCCAACCCAGCAGGAGGCTccagctcagcctccagaaccaccTAAGGAGGTTGTAGCACAACCTCCAGTCCATAATGAGGTGACAGTTCCACCTCTAGGACAAGAGCAAGCTCAGCATTCAAACTTGCCCAGTGCCACTGTTAAACCTGTTGACCTGGAGCTTACTGTAACTCCAGAACCTACTACAGAGGCTGAGCATTCCACGGCCCTGCAGCAGACTCTATCTCTTCCAGAGGACCCCGAGCTGACACTTCCACATCCAGAGCACGTTCAGGCTCAGCAACCAAATTTGACTGAAGTCACAGTTCAACCTTTAGACCTGGAGCTTACCGTAACTCCAGAACCCACTACAGAGGTCGAACATTCTACAGCCCTGAAGAAAACTATAGCTCCTCCAAAGGACCTCGAAGTGACATTTGCACACCTAGAGCAGGTTCAGACTCAGCATCCAACTTTGGCTGAAGTCACAGTTCAACCTTTGGACCTGGGGCTTACCATAACTCCAGAATTTACTAAGGAGACTGAACTTTCTCTACCTACGCAGGGGACCCCAGTTCAGCCTCCAGAGCCACCTAAGGAGGTTGTTGTAGCTCAATCTCCAGTATATCAGGAGGAGATTGTTCAGACACCAGGTCAAGATCAAGCTCAGCATCCATCATCACCCAATGTAACAGTTCAACATTTGGACCTGGAGCTTACTGTAAGTCCAGAACCCACTATAGAAGTTGAACATTTTACACCCCTGAAAAAGACTACATCTCCTCCAAAAGACCTTGAGGTGACACTTGCACATTCAGAGCAGTTTCAGTCTCACCGTCCAACCTTAAATAAAGTCACAGTTAAACCTTTGGACCTGGAACTTACCATAACTCCAGATCTACTACCAAGGTTGAACCTTCTCCAGCCATGCATGAGACCCCACATCAGCATCCAGAGCCGCCTAAGGAACTTGTATGTCAACCTCCCGTATATCAAGAGGCAGCATTTCCAACACCACATCAGGATCAAGCTCAGCATCGGTGGTCACCAGATGTGA
- the LOC144379752 gene encoding leucine-rich repeat-containing protein 37A2-like produces the protein MQETPTQPPEPPKEVVVQYPFHQEVTAPTPSKDQGQHPASPSTTFHHVDLGLTITPEPIMEAAHSTTTKKTTAPPPKDLEVTLAHPEQVQSQHPNLTEVTVPPMDLEITITAGSNMEVEPSPTMQEIPTQPPEPPKEVVVQYPFHQEVTAPTPSKDQGQHPASPSTTFHHVGLGLTITPEPITEPTHSTTMKKTIAPPPKDLEVTLAHPEQVQSQYPNLTRVTVPPMDLKITVRPQPESSETVFPPTTQSRLRQFFPQRPTVHSGLPLVKYTPEKAYATVTEQPEENATTNINLCELCICKDETLSCTGFSAKQRLRRVPLPEPSPYNGTFAIL, from the coding sequence ATGCAAGAGACCCCAactcagcctccagagccaccTAAGGAGGTTGTAGTTCAATATCCATTCCATCAGGAGGTGACAGCTCCAACTCCAAGTAAGGATCAAGGTCAGCATCCAGCGTCACCCAGCACCACATTTCATCATGTGGACTTGGGGCTTACCATTACTCCAGAACCTATTATGGAGGCTGCACATTCTACAACCACAAAGAAGACTACAGCTCCTCCTCCAAAGGACCTTGAGGTGACACTTGCACATCCAGAACAGGTTCAGAGTCAACATCCAAACCTGACTGAAGTCACGGTTCCACCTATGGACCTGGAAATTACTATAACTGCAGGATCCAATATGGAGGTTGAACCTTCTCCAACCATGCAAGAGATCCCAactcagcctccagagccaccTAAGGAAGTTGTAGTTCAATATCCATTCCATCAGGAGGTGACAGCTCCAACTCCAAGTAAGGATCAAGGTCAGCATCCGGCATCACCCAGTACCACATTTCATCATGTGGGCTTGGGGCTTACCATTACTCCAGAACCTATTACAGAGCCTACACATTCTACAACCATGAAGAAGACTATAGCTCCTCCTCCAAAGGACCTTGAGGTGACACTTGCCCATCCAGAACAGGTTCAGAGTCAATATCCAAACCTGACTAGAGTCACTGTTCCACCCATGGACCTGAAAATTACTGTACGTCCGCAACCAGAGTCATCTGAGACAGTTTTTCCCCCAACGACCCAGAGTCGTCTGAGACAGTTTTTCCCCCAACGACCCACTGTGCATTCAGGGCTGCCTCTTGTAAAATATACCCCAGAAAAGGCCTACGCAACTGTAACTGAGCAACCAGAAGAGAACGCTACCACGAACATCAACCTATGTGAGCTCTGTATCTGCAAAGATGAGACGCTGTCGTGTACTGGTTTCAGTGCAAAGCAGAGGCTCCGCAGAGTGCCGCTGCCAGAGCCCAGCCCCTACAACGGCACCTTCGCCATCTTGTAA